The Polypterus senegalus isolate Bchr_013 chromosome 1, ASM1683550v1, whole genome shotgun sequence genome includes a window with the following:
- the slc33a1 gene encoding acetyl-coenzyme A transporter 1 has product MDIPENFLHKNGRHRKHPVSLDMKTSNCNNVQGFEEQEKINLLQDPDNEILHSVPRSCKGLKGELGNISLLLFLYVLQGIPLGLAGSIPLILQSKNVSYTDQAFFSFVFWPFSLKLLWAPLVDAIYFKKFGRRKSWLVPTQYLLGLFMLYLSIKVDSLLEGNEQKGPDIVVLTAVFFIFEFLAATQDIAVDGWALTMLSRENVGYASTCNSVGQTAGYFLGNVLFLALESADFCNKYLRFEPKAKGIVTLSDFLFFWGIVFLITTTLVALVKKETCKLSKSKEETQGVMETYKLLFSIVKMPTVLTFCLLLLTAKIGFSAADAVTGLKLVEEGVPKEQLALLAVPMVPLQILLPLIISKYTAGPRPLDIFYKAFPFRLLMGLEFALLVWWTPNVKQDGGFPAYYYLVVLLSYAIHQVAVYSMYVAIMAFHAKVSDPVIGGTYMTLLNTVTNLGGNWPSTLALWLVDPLTVKECIGAEGQSCGSSEEIALCTKLGGSCLTTLDGYYVESGICIIIGFVWWFWLGKKMRHLQEEKQSAWQCRITK; this is encoded by the exons ATGGACATCCCTGAAAATTTTCTGCACAAGAATGGAAGACATCGCAAGCACCCAGTCTCTTTGGATATGAAGACAAGTAACTGCAATAATGTTCAAGGTTTTGAAGAGCAGGAGAAGATCAATTTACTGCAGGACCCAGACAATGAAATCTTGCATTCTGTTCCCAGATCCTGTAAAGGCCTCAAAGGAGAACTTGGAAATATCTCTTTGCTACTTTTTCTTTATGTACTTCAGGGGATTCCATTAGGCTTGGCAGGGAGCATACCCCttattttacaaagtaaaaatgtcagCTATACTGATCAAGCTTttttcagctttgtgttttggcctTTCAGCCTCAAACTTCTTTGGGCACCCTTGGTGGATgctatttactttaaaaaatttggAAGAAGAAAATCCTGGCTTGTGCCAACCCAGTATCTTTTAGGACTCTTTATGCTGTATTTGTCTATTAAAGTAGACTCATTACTTGAGGGCAATGAACAAAAGGGCCCTGACATTGTTGTTCTTACTgcggtattttttatttttgaattcttgGCTGCTACTCAAGACATAGCTGTAGATGGCTGGGCCTTAACCATGTTATCCAGGGAAAATGTGGGCTATGCATCCACTTGCAATTCAGTTGGTCAGACTGCAGGATATTTTTTAGGGAATGTACTATTTTTGGCTCTTGAGTCTGCTGATTTTTGTAACAAATATTTGCGTTTTGAACCAAAGGCAAAGGGGATTGTTACCCTCTCAG ATTTCTTATTTTTCTGGGGGATTGTTTTCTTGATCACAACAACACTAGTTGCACTAGTAAAGAAAGAGACCTGCAAACTTTCCAAATCAAAAGAGGAAACCCAGGGAGTAATGGAAACGTATAAGTTGCTCTTTTCAATTGTCAAAATGCCAACTGTTTTGACATTTTGCCTTTTGCTGCTTACAGCAAAG ATTGGGTTTTCTGCTGCAGATGCAGTAACTGGACTTAAATTAGTAGAAGAAGGGGTTCCTAAAGAACAACTGGCTTTGCTGGCTGTGCCAATGGTACCATTGCAGATTCTTTTGCCTCTGATTATTAGCAAATATACAGCTGGACCTCGGCCACTTGATATCTTTTACAAAGCTTTTCCTTTTAG GTTACTCATGGGTCTTGAGTTTGCTTTGTTGGTTTGGTGGACTCCAAATGTAAAGCAAGATGGAGGATTTCCAGCATACTACTATCTAGTAGTTCTTCTAAGTTATGCCATACATCAG GTTGCTGTGTATAGCATGTACGTGGCTATTATGGCTTTCCATGCTAAAGTTAGTGACCCCGTAATTGGAGGAACATACATGACTCTTTTGAACACTGTAACTAATTTAGGTGGTAACTGGCCTTCCACATTAGCACTGTGGCTGGTAGATCCGCTCACTGTCAAAGAATGCATAGGGGCTGAAGGGCAAAGTTGTGGTTCTTCAGAAGAAATAGCA TTGTGCACAAAACTTGGAGGCTCATGTTTGACCACTTTAGATGGATATTATGTGGAATCTGGAATCTGCATCATTATTGGCTTTGTGTGGTGGTTCTGGCTTGGGAAGAAAATGCGGCACCTACAGGAGGAGAAACAGTCTGCATGGCAGTGCAGGATAACcaaataa